The DNA window GCAAGTTCTGTGCCAACGACAGTGACACGCTGGAGCTCCCCGCCAGCTCTCAAGCACTGCTGCTGGGGTGGGTCCCCACGAGGCTGGTGCCTGCCCTCTATGGGCTGGTGGTGGCCGTTGGGCTGCCAGCCAATGGACTGGCACTGTGGGTGCTGGCCACACGGGTGCCCCGCCTGCCATCCACCGTCCTGCTCATGAACCTTGCGGTTGCGGACCTGCTGCTGGCCCTGGTgctgccaccacgcctggcctaCCACCTGCGTGGCCAGCGCTGGCCCTTTGGGGAGGCTGCCTGCCGGATGGCCACAGCCGCTCTCTATGGCCACATGTATGGCTCAGTGTTGCTGCTAGCCGCGGTCAGCCTGGACCGGTACCTGGCCCTGGTGCATCCTCTGCGAGCTCGTGCGCTGCGTGGTCGGCGCCTGACCACTGGGCTCTGCTTGGCGGCCTGGCTCTCTGCAGCCACCCTAGCCCTGCCTCTCACTCTGCAGCGGCAGACCTTCCGGCTGGCTGGCTCCGATCGCATGCTGTGTCACGATGCACTGCCCCTGGCGCAGCAGACCTCCCACTGGCGACCGGCCTTCAcctgcctggctgtcctgggttgCTTTCTGCCGCTGCTGGCCATGGGCCTGTGCTATGGGGCCACCCTGCGTGCGCTGGCGGCCAGCGGCCCGCGTTATAGCCATGCACTCCGACTGACAGCCCTGGTCCTGGCCTCGGCTGTGGCCTCTTTCACACCCAGCAACGTGATGATGGTGCTGCACTATTCGAACCCCAGCCCTGAGGCCTGGGGCGATCTCTATGGAGCTTACGTGCCCAGCCTAGCGCTCAGCACCCTCAACAGCTGCGTGGACCCTTTCATCTACTACTACGTGTCCCATGAGTTCAGGGACAAGGTACGGGCCATGTTGTGTCGCCAGCCAGAGACCAGCAGCTCCTCTCAGGCCTCCAGAGAGGCTGGAAGCCGAGGGACGGCCATTTGCTCCTCTACACTTCTGTGACAGGTGGTCGAGGCGGGAAGGGGGGCATCCGGGGTTGACCAGATCTCCCCTTTAACCACATCCCTCCTGAACCTTCGGGAcatgaccttatttggaaatacAGTTGGTGTGGCCCTCATTAGTGGAGCTGAGGTCCGTGGAAGAGGGCGGAGGCCAGCGCCCTTCAAGAGGAGGAGCAATGACCCTAGCACTACACACCAGCCCCCTGCACCAGGGAAGGG is part of the Onychomys torridus chromosome 17, mOncTor1.1, whole genome shotgun sequence genome and encodes:
- the F2rl3 gene encoding proteinase-activated receptor 4, with amino-acid sequence MSWLLLCPLVLGLGLAEGTQTPSIYDDGESTGGRHEGTVSPTDPAQLHPRGFPGKFCANDSDTLELPASSQALLLGWVPTRLVPALYGLVVAVGLPANGLALWVLATRVPRLPSTVLLMNLAVADLLLALVLPPRLAYHLRGQRWPFGEAACRMATAALYGHMYGSVLLLAAVSLDRYLALVHPLRARALRGRRLTTGLCLAAWLSAATLALPLTLQRQTFRLAGSDRMLCHDALPLAQQTSHWRPAFTCLAVLGCFLPLLAMGLCYGATLRALAASGPRYSHALRLTALVLASAVASFTPSNVMMVLHYSNPSPEAWGDLYGAYVPSLALSTLNSCVDPFIYYYVSHEFRDKVRAMLCRQPETSSSSQASREAGSRGTAICSSTLL